In Streptomyces durocortorensis, a genomic segment contains:
- the hemC gene encoding hydroxymethylbilane synthase, giving the protein MSADLIRIVSRDSPMALAQVERVRAELAVLHPGTRTEVVPVKTTGDKWMGDLSAVEGKGAFTKEVDAALLAGEADLAVHCVKDIPADRPLPAGTVFAAFLRRDDIRDALIHPGGLRLDELPAGTRMGTSSVRRAAQLAASHPHLFCVPMRGNANRRLEKLAAGEADALLLAASGLERIGRSDVITEILSPEVMCPPIGAGVLALQCREGDTDLIDAVSGLGDPAAHRETTAERMFLHVLQGHCNSPIAGYAQVERNGDLSLRAKVFTPDGKTVLNAHEWAGALDPATLGTSVAVSLLRQGARELIDGIAH; this is encoded by the coding sequence ATGTCCGCTGATCTGATCCGCATTGTGTCCCGCGACTCGCCCATGGCACTCGCCCAGGTGGAGCGCGTCCGTGCCGAGCTGGCCGTACTCCACCCCGGCACCCGTACGGAGGTCGTCCCGGTCAAGACGACGGGCGACAAGTGGATGGGCGACCTCAGCGCGGTGGAGGGCAAGGGCGCGTTCACCAAAGAGGTGGACGCCGCTCTCCTGGCCGGGGAAGCCGACCTGGCGGTGCACTGCGTCAAGGACATCCCGGCGGACAGGCCCCTGCCTGCGGGTACGGTCTTCGCTGCTTTTCTCCGGCGCGACGACATCCGTGACGCACTGATCCACCCCGGCGGCCTGCGCCTCGACGAGCTTCCCGCCGGGACGCGTATGGGGACGTCGTCCGTCCGCCGTGCCGCCCAGCTCGCCGCATCCCACCCCCACCTCTTCTGCGTACCGATGCGCGGCAACGCCAACCGGCGCCTCGAGAAGCTTGCCGCAGGCGAGGCCGACGCGCTGCTGCTGGCAGCGTCCGGGCTGGAGCGTATCGGCCGGTCCGACGTGATCACCGAGATCCTGTCGCCCGAGGTAATGTGCCCGCCGATCGGTGCCGGAGTGCTGGCCCTCCAGTGCCGGGAGGGTGACACCGACCTCATCGACGCCGTGAGCGGGCTCGGCGACCCGGCGGCCCACCGCGAGACGACCGCCGAGCGGATGTTCCTGCACGTGCTTCAGGGGCACTGCAACAGCCCCATCGCCGGTTACGCCCAGGTGGAACGGAACGGCGATCTGTCGCTGCGGGCCAAGGTCTTCACCCCGGACGGCAAGACCGTCCTCAACGCCCACGAATGGGCCGGAGCGCTCGACCCGGCCACCCTGGGCACGTCCGTCGCGGTCAGCCTGCTGCGGCAGGGGGCCAGGGAGCTGATCGACGGCATCGCCCACTGA
- a CDS encoding AAA family ATPase produces MIVWLNGTHGAGKTTTAALVRQMLPDSRVFDAEKVGETLMDITPVLSRTDNFQHWPPWRQLVVETARRVLDYTGGILVMPMTVLVEPYWREISAGLAEHRIPVRHFVLHADQDTLRGRIEGDTDLGPSPFRFAHLEPYAEAARTWLHAEAEVIDTTHLTPAQVAERIVEAVKG; encoded by the coding sequence ATGATTGTGTGGCTCAACGGCACCCACGGCGCGGGAAAGACGACGACCGCCGCACTCGTGCGGCAAATGCTCCCGGATTCACGGGTGTTCGACGCCGAGAAGGTCGGCGAGACACTCATGGACATCACGCCGGTCCTGTCCCGTACGGACAACTTCCAGCACTGGCCGCCCTGGCGGCAGCTGGTGGTCGAGACCGCCCGCCGCGTACTCGACTACACGGGCGGCATCCTGGTGATGCCCATGACGGTGCTGGTCGAGCCGTACTGGCGCGAGATCAGCGCGGGCCTCGCCGAACACCGCATTCCGGTCCGCCACTTCGTCCTCCACGCCGACCAGGACACCCTGCGCGGCCGCATCGAGGGCGACACGGACCTCGGCCCCTCCCCGTTCCGCTTCGCCCATCTGGAGCCCTACGCCGAGGCCGCCCGTACCTGGCTGCACGCCGAGGCCGAGGTCATCGACACCACACACCTCACGCCCGCCCAGGTCGCGGAACGGATCGTGGAGGCGGTCAAGGGGTGA
- a CDS encoding SsgA family sporulation/cell division regulator: MSPVIEEHARARLITDGPLTRPVPVELRYDASDDPRTVHITLPGGTDWAFGRDLLERGLRTPIERGAVRVWPCGRTQLIVELHSTDGVEVFQFEIRTLTRFLARTRAQAPATPSDGTGEARPPSRTTRPERGTQPARG; this comes from the coding sequence ATGTCCCCTGTGATCGAAGAACATGCACGCGCCCGGCTCATCACGGACGGCCCCCTCACCCGCCCGGTCCCCGTCGAACTGCGCTACGACGCGTCCGACGACCCACGCACCGTCCACATCACCCTGCCCGGGGGCACCGACTGGGCGTTCGGCCGCGACCTCCTGGAGCGCGGCCTGCGCACCCCGATCGAGCGCGGGGCCGTCCGGGTCTGGCCCTGCGGCCGTACGCAGCTGATCGTGGAGCTGCACTCCACGGACGGCGTCGAGGTGTTCCAGTTCGAGATCCGGACGCTGACCCGCTTCCTGGCCCGCACCCGCGCGCAGGCACCGGCCACGCCGTCGGACGGCACCGGAGAGGCGCGCCCGCCGTCCCGCACCACCCGCCCTGAACGGGGCACCCAGCCGGCCCGCGGCTGA
- a CDS encoding energy-coupling factor ABC transporter permease: MHVPDGFIDAPVSVAAGVFAAGALAVSLRGARRELDERTAPLAGLVAAFIFAVQMLNFPVAAGTSGHLMGGALAAILVGPCTAVLCLSVVLLMQGIFFADGGLTALGVNITVMGVVTVVVAYALFRLLTGLLPRTRRSVTASAFVAALVSVPASAAAFTLLYWIGGTTDIPIGTVFTAMIGVHVLIGIGEAVITALTVGAVLAVRPDLVHGVQGPATPLKLRVDGELVDAPAATREPEPAPARSTRGFWTTGLVSAFLLAGVVSFYASADPDGLERVAADKGIDEKAEEHGAADSPLADYGVGDIENARLSGGLAGMIGVSATVVVGTGVFWMVRRRKDDEQGAPRTNPRDHENA, translated from the coding sequence ATGCATGTACCCGATGGATTCATCGATGCACCTGTCTCCGTGGCCGCCGGGGTGTTCGCCGCCGGGGCCCTCGCCGTCAGCCTCCGCGGCGCGCGCCGGGAACTGGACGAGCGCACGGCGCCGCTCGCCGGGCTGGTGGCCGCGTTCATCTTCGCCGTACAGATGCTGAACTTCCCGGTGGCCGCCGGCACCAGCGGCCACCTGATGGGAGGGGCGCTGGCCGCGATCCTGGTCGGGCCCTGTACAGCGGTGCTCTGTCTGTCCGTGGTGCTGCTGATGCAGGGCATCTTCTTCGCGGACGGCGGTCTCACCGCGCTCGGCGTGAACATCACCGTCATGGGCGTGGTCACCGTCGTCGTCGCGTACGCGCTATTCCGGCTGCTGACCGGCCTCCTGCCGCGCACCCGCCGGTCCGTGACCGCCTCGGCGTTCGTCGCCGCCCTGGTCTCCGTGCCCGCCTCGGCCGCCGCGTTCACGCTGCTCTACTGGATCGGCGGCACCACCGACATCCCGATCGGCACGGTCTTCACGGCCATGATCGGGGTGCACGTCCTGATCGGCATCGGCGAAGCGGTCATCACCGCGCTGACCGTCGGCGCCGTCCTCGCCGTACGCCCCGACCTCGTCCACGGCGTCCAGGGGCCCGCCACGCCCCTCAAGCTCCGGGTCGACGGCGAACTGGTCGACGCCCCGGCCGCCACCCGGGAGCCGGAGCCCGCCCCCGCCCGGTCCACCCGGGGGTTCTGGACCACCGGCCTGGTCTCCGCCTTCCTCCTCGCCGGGGTCGTCTCCTTCTACGCCTCCGCCGACCCGGACGGCCTGGAGCGGGTCGCCGCCGACAAGGGCATCGACGAGAAGGCTGAGGAGCACGGCGCCGCCGACTCCCCGCTCGCCGACTACGGGGTCGGCGACATCGAGAACGCCCGGCTCTCCGGCGGCCTCGCCGGGATGATCGGCGTCAGCGCCACCGTCGTCGTCGGCACGGGCGTCTTCTGGATGGTCCGCCGCCGCAAGGACGACGAGCAGGGCGCACCCCGTACCAACCCGCGCGACCACGAGAACGCCTGA
- a CDS encoding CopG family transcriptional regulator, which produces MSDATGKYSITLPRGIAEAARQRSGLSAYVAAAVARQIERDDLNELIAVAEADHGPIGEEEIQARRDQLQRAREQQADAQSAA; this is translated from the coding sequence ATGAGTGATGCCACCGGCAAGTACTCGATCACGCTGCCGCGCGGTATCGCGGAAGCCGCTCGGCAACGTAGCGGCCTTTCCGCCTACGTCGCGGCGGCTGTCGCCCGCCAGATCGAGCGGGACGATCTGAACGAGCTCATCGCCGTGGCCGAGGCCGATCACGGTCCGATCGGTGAGGAAGAGATCCAGGCCAGGCGCGATCAGCTGCAACGGGCCCGTGAGCAGCAGGCCGACGCCCAGAGCGCCGCGTGA
- a CDS encoding serine hydrolase domain-containing protein, with protein sequence MDVRGTVAPGFEAVADAFARNFEQRGERGAAVAVYRDGRKVVDLWAGTRDVDGTEPWAVDTVQIVRSAGKGIAAAVPLLLHQRGQVDLDAPVSTYWPEFKANGKERVLVRDLLAHRAGVPALDRTLTPAEAADGLSGPAAVAAQSPYWEPGTDHGYHAQTYSWLIGELVRRATGRTIGRWIAEEIARPLGLDFWFGLPADEAHRIGRIGSVEPPAPTAASGALRVRPKRSVVEAYRDPESLTRRAFGAIDPFPDENDAAYRTAELPASGGIATARGLARCYAAMIGPVDGHRRLFAPATLTLARTEESAGPDRVLVVNTRFGLGYMLHGPAAPLLGPGSFGHPGRGGSLGFADPESGIALGYVTNGLQKGVTADPRAQALVRAVRSAL encoded by the coding sequence GTGGACGTACGGGGCACGGTGGCGCCCGGGTTCGAAGCGGTCGCGGACGCGTTCGCCCGCAACTTCGAGCAGCGGGGGGAGCGCGGCGCGGCCGTCGCCGTCTACCGGGACGGGCGCAAGGTCGTGGACCTGTGGGCCGGTACGAGAGACGTGGACGGCACCGAGCCCTGGGCGGTCGACACCGTCCAGATCGTGCGCTCGGCGGGCAAGGGCATCGCCGCCGCCGTCCCCCTCCTGCTCCACCAGCGCGGACAGGTCGACCTGGACGCCCCGGTCTCCACGTACTGGCCGGAGTTCAAGGCGAACGGCAAGGAACGCGTCCTGGTCCGCGACCTCCTGGCCCACCGGGCCGGGGTGCCCGCCCTGGACCGCACCCTCACCCCCGCCGAGGCCGCCGACGGGCTCTCCGGCCCGGCGGCCGTCGCGGCCCAGAGCCCGTACTGGGAGCCGGGCACCGACCACGGCTACCACGCCCAGACCTACAGCTGGCTGATCGGCGAACTGGTCCGCCGCGCCACCGGCCGTACCATCGGCCGCTGGATCGCGGAGGAGATCGCGCGCCCGCTCGGCCTGGACTTCTGGTTCGGACTCCCCGCCGACGAGGCCCACCGCATCGGCCGCATCGGTTCCGTGGAGCCCCCGGCCCCCACCGCGGCCTCCGGCGCCCTGCGCGTACGCCCCAAACGCTCGGTGGTCGAGGCCTACCGCGACCCGGAATCGCTCACCCGGCGGGCGTTCGGCGCGATCGACCCGTTCCCCGACGAGAACGACGCGGCCTACCGTACGGCCGAACTCCCCGCCTCGGGCGGCATCGCGACCGCCCGGGGCCTGGCCCGCTGCTACGCCGCGATGATCGGTCCGGTCGACGGCCACCGCCGCCTGTTCGCCCCCGCGACCCTGACGCTGGCCCGCACGGAGGAGTCGGCGGGCCCCGACCGGGTCCTGGTGGTCAACACCCGCTTCGGCCTGGGCTACATGCTGCACGGCCCGGCGGCGCCCCTGCTGGGCCCCGGCTCCTTCGGCCACCCGGGCCGGGGCGGTTCGCTGGGCTTCGCCGACCCCGAATCCGGCATCGCACTCGGCTATGTGACCAACGGCCTCCAGAAGGGAGTCACCGCGGACCCCCGTGCCCAGGCACTGGTCAGGGCAGTACGGTCGGCGCTATGA
- a CDS encoding GNAT family N-acetyltransferase produces MITYEHTDRAGRPVTLHEVDGDNWRAVADCAPRDDQRDWVPALAARYLVLTAREDTWHSLAVLAGDEVAGHIMWGRDEDGSYWIGGVLIDASHQGRGIGAAAVRTLATWLSARPGRTAVRLSYAPANEAAARLYTALGFRLTGVEEDGEVVAEWMNHPSGDVQEDR; encoded by the coding sequence ATGATCACGTACGAACACACCGACAGGGCGGGCCGTCCCGTCACCCTCCACGAGGTCGACGGGGACAACTGGCGGGCGGTCGCCGACTGCGCACCCCGCGACGACCAGCGCGACTGGGTCCCTGCCCTGGCGGCCCGCTACCTGGTGCTGACGGCCCGCGAGGACACCTGGCACTCCTTGGCGGTCCTGGCCGGTGACGAGGTGGCCGGGCACATCATGTGGGGGCGGGACGAGGACGGTTCGTACTGGATCGGCGGCGTGCTGATCGACGCCTCCCACCAGGGCCGGGGCATCGGCGCAGCCGCCGTACGCACCCTGGCGACCTGGCTGTCCGCCCGCCCCGGCCGCACGGCGGTCCGCCTCTCCTACGCCCCGGCCAACGAGGCCGCCGCCCGCTTGTACACCGCGCTCGGCTTCCGCCTGACGGGGGTGGAGGAGGACGGGGAGGTGGTCGCGGAGTGGATGAACCACCCCTCGGGGGATGTGCAGGAGGATAGGTAG
- a CDS encoding energy-coupling factor ABC transporter ATP-binding protein, whose amino-acid sequence MDPVTSSSAAQEPPLSLDVSGLAYAYPDGHQALFGVNLTVARGERVAVLGPNGAGKTTLVLHLNGILEAGSGTVRVAGLPVAERHLAEIRRRVGLVFQDPDDQLFMPTVREDVAFGPASAGLRGPELEERVVRALKQVGMDEYAGRPPHHLSFGQRRRVAVATVLAMEPEILVLDEPSSNLDPASRRELADILRSLDVTVLMVTHDLPYALELCPRAVVLSEGVIAADGRTQDLLCDAELMRAHRLELPFGFDPRSVTVPSP is encoded by the coding sequence ATGGACCCTGTGACGTCATCCTCCGCAGCCCAGGAGCCGCCGCTCTCGCTCGACGTCAGCGGCCTCGCCTACGCCTACCCCGACGGCCACCAGGCCCTGTTCGGGGTGAACCTCACCGTCGCGCGCGGCGAACGCGTCGCGGTCCTCGGCCCCAACGGCGCCGGCAAGACCACCCTCGTCCTGCACCTCAACGGCATCCTGGAGGCGGGCTCCGGCACGGTCCGGGTCGCCGGGCTCCCCGTCGCCGAACGGCATCTGGCCGAGATCCGCCGCCGGGTCGGCCTCGTCTTCCAGGACCCGGACGACCAGCTGTTCATGCCCACCGTCCGCGAGGACGTCGCCTTCGGGCCCGCCTCCGCCGGACTGCGCGGCCCCGAGCTGGAGGAGCGGGTCGTGCGGGCCCTGAAGCAGGTCGGCATGGACGAGTACGCGGGCCGCCCGCCGCACCACCTCTCCTTCGGGCAGCGCCGCCGCGTCGCCGTGGCCACCGTCCTCGCGATGGAGCCGGAGATCCTCGTCCTGGACGAGCCCTCGTCCAACCTGGACCCGGCCTCCCGCCGCGAACTGGCCGACATCCTGCGCTCCTTGGACGTCACCGTGCTCATGGTCACCCACGACCTGCCGTACGCCCTGGAGCTCTGCCCGCGCGCGGTCGTCCTCAGCGAGGGCGTCATCGCCGCCGACGGCCGTACACAGGACCTCCTCTGCGACGCGGAGTTGATGCGTGCGCACCGGCTGGAGCTCCCGTTCGGCTTCGACCCGCGTTCCGTGACCGTGCCGTCTCCGTGA
- a CDS encoding SDR family NAD(P)-dependent oxidoreductase codes for MTPATRGARARFDGYSVLITAAGQGIGAATAHRLAAEGASVLVTDLDAERASDTAAAIREAGGTADSLACDVADRTAVEAAVARAAATFGRLDVLVNNAYAASEDASLFEDETDEEWDRDLDITLSGPFRCARAALPHLVASGRGAIVTIGSVNGEQDFGGHAYSAAKAGLASLTRTLAGHAGPRGVRVNLVAPGTIRTAAWSGRDAELERAAALYPLGRVGTPEDIASAVAFLASSDASWITGTTLRVDGGILAVNTGFRQAMSGRE; via the coding sequence ATGACACCTGCAACGCGTGGGGCAAGGGCCCGCTTCGACGGTTACAGCGTCCTGATCACCGCCGCCGGCCAGGGCATCGGCGCGGCAACGGCCCACCGCCTGGCGGCGGAAGGCGCCTCGGTCCTCGTCACCGACCTGGACGCCGAGCGCGCCTCGGACACGGCGGCGGCGATACGCGAGGCGGGCGGCACGGCCGACTCCCTGGCCTGCGACGTGGCGGACCGGACAGCGGTGGAGGCGGCGGTCGCCCGCGCGGCCGCGACCTTCGGCCGCCTCGACGTCCTCGTCAACAACGCGTACGCGGCGAGCGAGGACGCGAGTCTCTTCGAGGACGAGACGGACGAGGAGTGGGACCGCGACCTGGACATCACCCTCTCCGGCCCCTTCCGCTGCGCCCGCGCCGCCCTGCCGCACCTGGTGGCCTCGGGCCGGGGCGCGATCGTCACCATCGGCTCGGTCAACGGCGAACAGGACTTCGGCGGCCACGCGTACAGCGCGGCCAAGGCGGGCCTGGCCAGCCTGACCCGTACGCTGGCGGGCCACGCGGGCCCGCGCGGCGTACGGGTCAACCTGGTGGCCCCCGGCACGATCCGCACGGCCGCCTGGTCGGGCCGCGACGCCGAACTGGAGCGTGCCGCCGCCCTCTACCCCCTCGGCCGGGTCGGCACCCCCGAGGACATCGCGTCCGCCGTCGCCTTCCTCGCCTCGTCCGACGCGTCGTGGATCACGGGGACGACACTGCGGGTGGACGGCGGAATCCTGGCGGTGAACACGGGGTTCCGCCAGGCGATGTCGGGGCGGGAGTAA
- a CDS encoding helix-turn-helix domain-containing protein has translation MSVVGDGTERGDGGADEPGWDVDPDDESGAAVVAAVGRQIRAWREAAGMRAGELGSVMGYGEDLIYKVEGGRRIPRPEFMDGVDLALGAGGKLAAMKSDIAEVRYPKKIRELAKLEAAAVELLAYGSHNIHGLLQTEEYARALFGMRRPAFSQDEVERLVAARMARQSVFARSPAPELSFVQEEVTLRRHLGGRMVWRRQLERLLEVGELRHVEIQVMPTSRDEHAGMGGEMQVLKFKDGSAVGRSEGDFGSRPVSDPKHLRIIELRCGIIRAQALNPRESRAFIEQVLGET, from the coding sequence ATGAGCGTGGTTGGTGACGGTACGGAGCGTGGGGACGGCGGGGCGGACGAGCCCGGCTGGGACGTCGACCCGGACGACGAGTCGGGTGCGGCGGTGGTTGCCGCCGTGGGGCGCCAGATCAGGGCGTGGCGTGAGGCGGCGGGGATGCGGGCGGGAGAGCTCGGGTCGGTGATGGGGTACGGGGAGGACCTCATCTACAAGGTGGAGGGCGGCCGGCGCATCCCCCGCCCGGAGTTCATGGACGGGGTGGACCTGGCGCTGGGGGCGGGCGGGAAGCTCGCGGCGATGAAGTCGGACATCGCGGAGGTGCGGTATCCGAAGAAGATCCGGGAGCTGGCCAAGCTGGAGGCTGCGGCGGTGGAGCTGCTGGCCTACGGAAGCCACAACATCCACGGCCTCTTGCAGACCGAGGAGTACGCGCGGGCGTTGTTCGGGATGCGGAGGCCCGCGTTCTCGCAGGACGAGGTGGAGAGGCTGGTGGCCGCTCGTATGGCCCGGCAGTCCGTCTTCGCCCGCTCGCCTGCCCCGGAACTCAGTTTTGTCCAGGAAGAGGTGACGCTGCGGCGACACCTCGGGGGCAGAATGGTGTGGCGTCGACAGCTCGAACGCCTCCTGGAGGTGGGCGAGCTACGGCACGTCGAGATTCAGGTGATGCCGACCAGTCGTGACGAGCATGCCGGAATGGGCGGTGAGATGCAGGTGCTGAAGTTCAAGGACGGATCGGCGGTGGGCCGCTCCGAGGGCGACTTCGGCAGTCGGCCGGTCTCCGACCCGAAGCACCTCCGGATCATCGAGCTGCGGTGTGGCATCATCCGGGCGCAGGCTCTCAATCCGAGGGAGTCGCGGGCCTTCATCGAGCAAGTGCTGGGGGAGACATGA
- a CDS encoding serine hydrolase domain-containing protein, which produces MSWDSEGNWTAKGGWGTAASDGGGFSLDRWQARLDELRDAHHVPGATLAVLKDGEVHELASGVLHRGTGVEATTDSVFLSGSVAKVYTATLVMQLVDSGDLDLDAPVVDIVPEFATPDAEATKAITVRQLLSHTGGLTCDFTFDSGRGDDCLAKYVEAAQGVALDCPPGAAISYSSLGYVVLGRIVEVLTGQTWDEALRDRLLAPLDLEHTMTLPEEALRFRVAMSHLGEPGTYPDPAPVWDLMPRSAGPYGRVIYSAGDAVRFAQMHLNGGTAPDGTRVLSAESVAAMQTPEVDCPDKWTVSADGWGLGWTLYDWDGISGYGHDGSAVAQHSYLRVVPQAGVAIALLTNGGDARALYSDLLRELLAELASVRMPDDFAPAAQPPTVDMTPLVGTYKREGVLLTVSQKDDGSAHLLYEFVDGMKDMSPPLDIELVPVTESVFAGTGAGPSFSEGYMPVVFSILTDGTRCVYVGMRATPKTI; this is translated from the coding sequence GTGAGCTGGGATTCAGAGGGCAACTGGACAGCGAAGGGGGGGTGGGGGACGGCGGCTTCGGACGGAGGCGGCTTCTCTCTCGACCGCTGGCAGGCGCGGCTGGATGAGCTGCGCGATGCCCACCACGTGCCGGGCGCGACCCTTGCCGTACTCAAGGACGGCGAAGTTCATGAGCTGGCCAGCGGGGTGCTGCACCGTGGCACCGGTGTGGAGGCGACGACCGACTCGGTGTTCCTGTCCGGGTCGGTCGCCAAGGTCTACACCGCCACGCTGGTGATGCAGCTCGTCGACTCCGGCGACCTGGACCTCGACGCACCCGTCGTGGACATCGTGCCGGAGTTCGCCACCCCGGACGCGGAAGCCACCAAGGCGATCACCGTGCGCCAACTGCTCAGCCATACCGGCGGATTGACCTGCGACTTCACCTTCGACTCCGGGCGGGGCGACGACTGCCTGGCCAAGTATGTCGAGGCTGCCCAGGGCGTCGCGCTGGACTGCCCGCCCGGGGCGGCGATTTCCTACAGCAGCCTCGGCTACGTCGTGCTCGGCCGCATCGTGGAGGTGTTGACCGGCCAGACCTGGGACGAGGCCCTGCGGGACCGGCTCCTTGCCCCACTCGACCTCGAACACACCATGACGCTGCCCGAAGAGGCGCTGCGGTTCCGGGTCGCCATGAGCCACCTGGGAGAGCCCGGCACCTACCCTGACCCGGCTCCCGTGTGGGACCTCATGCCGCGCTCGGCGGGACCGTACGGCCGCGTCATCTACTCCGCGGGCGACGCCGTCCGATTCGCCCAGATGCATCTGAACGGCGGCACCGCCCCGGACGGTACCCGCGTGCTGTCGGCCGAGTCCGTCGCGGCGATGCAGACCCCCGAGGTCGACTGCCCGGACAAGTGGACCGTCAGCGCCGACGGATGGGGCCTGGGCTGGACGCTGTACGACTGGGACGGCATATCCGGCTACGGCCACGACGGCTCAGCCGTCGCACAGCACTCCTACCTGCGCGTCGTCCCGCAGGCGGGCGTCGCCATCGCACTACTCACCAACGGCGGCGACGCCCGCGCGCTCTACTCGGACCTGCTGCGGGAACTGTTGGCCGAGCTGGCCAGCGTGCGCATGCCGGACGACTTCGCACCGGCCGCACAGCCCCCCACCGTCGACATGACACCACTGGTCGGCACCTACAAGCGCGAAGGCGTCCTGCTGACCGTCAGCCAGAAGGACGACGGCAGCGCGCACCTGCTGTACGAGTTCGTCGACGGCATGAAGGACATGTCCCCGCCCCTCGACATCGAGCTCGTACCGGTCACCGAGTCGGTCTTCGCCGGCACGGGCGCCGGGCCGTCGTTCAGCGAGGGCTACATGCCGGTGGTCTTCTCCATCCTCACCGACGGCACCAGGTGCGTCTACGTCGGCATGCGCGCCACACCGAAGACCATATGA
- the cbiQ gene encoding cobalt ECF transporter T component CbiQ, with the protein MGSGHAHKLYRHGHSPVHRLPPHCKLAAVFGFVLVVVSTPREAMWAFGLYAALLAAVAALARIPAAFLLKRLVIEVPFVAFALLMPFVVPGEQTEILGVPVSVPGLWGAWNVLAKATLGVAASVILAATTELRSVLLGLQRLKLPPLLVQIASFMIRYGDVITDEMRRMSIARRSRGFEARGVRQWRVLAASAGALFIRSYERGERVHLAMVSRGYRGTMPVIDQATATRTQWAYAAALPLLALAVCLLGWTL; encoded by the coding sequence ATGGGATCGGGCCACGCCCACAAGCTCTACCGGCACGGACACTCGCCGGTCCACCGGCTGCCCCCGCACTGCAAGCTGGCCGCCGTCTTCGGCTTCGTGCTCGTCGTCGTCTCCACCCCGCGCGAGGCGATGTGGGCCTTCGGCCTGTACGCGGCGCTGCTGGCCGCCGTCGCCGCCCTGGCCCGCATTCCCGCCGCCTTCCTGCTGAAACGGCTCGTCATCGAGGTGCCGTTCGTCGCGTTCGCGCTGCTCATGCCGTTCGTGGTGCCCGGCGAGCAGACCGAGATCCTCGGCGTCCCGGTCAGCGTTCCCGGCCTCTGGGGCGCCTGGAACGTGCTCGCCAAGGCCACCCTCGGCGTCGCCGCCTCGGTGATCCTGGCCGCCACCACCGAACTGCGCTCCGTGCTCCTCGGCCTCCAGCGCCTGAAGCTGCCCCCGCTGCTCGTCCAGATCGCCTCGTTCATGATCCGGTACGGGGACGTCATCACCGACGAGATGCGGCGCATGTCGATCGCCCGCCGCTCCCGGGGCTTCGAGGCACGCGGGGTGCGCCAGTGGCGGGTGCTGGCCGCCTCGGCGGGCGCCCTGTTCATCCGCTCGTACGAGCGCGGCGAGCGCGTCCACCTCGCGATGGTCAGCCGGGGCTACCGGGGCACGATGCCGGTCATCGACCAGGCGACGGCCACCCGCACCCAGTGGGCGTACGCGGCGGCCCTTCCTCTACTCGCCCTCGCGGTCTGTCTGCTGGGATGGACCCTGTGA
- a CDS encoding ATP-binding protein — MNQEVVSLAQHPAPTRSFTVLLSPTRRGARLARLLTVAHLGAWGLPSESAAHIVAELAANATVHGRVKGRDFQLTLVVNAKTLRIEVTDTRGDRLPPGPGAVKAPEGDAENGRGLLIVEALADHWGVTPGPVPRKTVWAEIGLVR, encoded by the coding sequence ATGAACCAAGAAGTCGTGTCGCTCGCACAACACCCCGCCCCCACCCGCTCGTTCACCGTCCTGCTCTCACCCACCCGCCGGGGCGCCCGGCTCGCCCGGCTGCTCACCGTCGCCCATCTCGGCGCCTGGGGGCTCCCGTCGGAGTCGGCGGCCCACATCGTGGCCGAGCTGGCCGCGAACGCCACGGTGCACGGCCGCGTCAAGGGAAGGGACTTCCAACTCACCCTCGTCGTCAACGCGAAGACCCTACGCATCGAAGTCACCGACACCCGGGGTGACCGCCTCCCGCCCGGCCCGGGAGCCGTGAAGGCACCCGAGGGCGACGCGGAGAACGGGCGCGGGCTGCTCATCGTCGAGGCGCTGGCCGACCACTGGGGCGTCACCCCCGGGCCCGTACCGCGCAAGACGGTATGGGCCGAAATCGGCCTCGTACGGTGA